The following are encoded in a window of Nakamurella sp. A5-74 genomic DNA:
- a CDS encoding MATE family efflux transporter, with translation MSAAEPSLNRQIARLALPALGALLAEPVFLLADTAIVGHLGIAPLAGVGIGSTILLTVVGLSVFLAYGTTSQVSRLLGAGDLRRALSLGMDGIHLAMAIGMTIALVGIPSAGPLVRAFGSEPGVSHQGTVYLLWSLVGLPGMLVVLATTGVLRGLQDTRTPLWVAAGGAALNVVLNLVFVLGLHWGVAGSAIGTSITQTVMAGVLVVVVARHARLHGSSLRPDVRGIRGAGASAVPLLIRTVALRIGILATTAVAVGQGAAALAGHQVVSTIWNFLALGLDALAIAAQALTGRALGAGDAADVRVITDRMVRWSLVAGATIGVAILLAHPFIGALFSPDPEVRRAVALGLIVVGIALPVAGYVFLLDGVLIGAGDGRFLAWSGLVAVAGYLPFAWAVGHWAPDGPVGLLWLWIVYCGVYLMARALAQGLRYRRDDWLVLGGSR, from the coding sequence GTGTCTGCCGCCGAACCGAGCCTGAACCGTCAGATCGCCCGGCTTGCCCTCCCCGCCCTCGGCGCGCTGCTCGCGGAACCGGTCTTCCTGCTGGCCGACACCGCGATCGTCGGCCATCTCGGCATCGCTCCGCTCGCCGGGGTCGGCATCGGCTCGACCATCCTGCTGACCGTGGTCGGGCTGTCGGTGTTCCTGGCCTACGGGACCACTTCCCAGGTGTCGCGGCTGCTGGGGGCCGGCGATCTGCGCCGGGCGTTGTCCCTCGGGATGGACGGCATCCATCTGGCCATGGCCATCGGCATGACGATCGCGCTCGTCGGCATCCCGTCCGCGGGACCGCTGGTGCGCGCTTTCGGCTCGGAGCCGGGGGTCAGCCATCAGGGCACCGTCTACCTGTTGTGGTCGCTGGTCGGCCTGCCGGGGATGCTCGTCGTGCTGGCGACGACCGGCGTCCTGCGCGGTCTGCAGGACACCCGCACCCCGCTGTGGGTGGCGGCCGGCGGGGCGGCGCTGAACGTCGTTCTCAACCTGGTCTTCGTGCTGGGCCTGCACTGGGGGGTGGCGGGATCGGCGATCGGCACGTCGATCACCCAGACGGTGATGGCCGGGGTGCTGGTCGTCGTCGTTGCCCGTCACGCCCGGCTGCACGGCTCGTCGCTGCGACCAGACGTCCGCGGCATCAGGGGGGCCGGTGCGAGCGCCGTCCCGCTGCTGATCCGCACCGTTGCGTTGCGCATCGGCATCCTCGCGACCACCGCCGTCGCGGTCGGCCAAGGAGCGGCCGCGCTGGCCGGCCACCAGGTGGTCTCGACGATCTGGAACTTCCTGGCCCTCGGGCTGGACGCGCTCGCCATCGCCGCGCAGGCTCTCACCGGGCGAGCGCTGGGCGCCGGTGATGCCGCGGACGTGCGGGTGATCACCGACCGGATGGTCCGTTGGTCGCTGGTCGCCGGGGCGACGATCGGGGTGGCGATCCTGCTCGCCCACCCGTTCATCGGTGCGCTGTTCTCACCGGACCCGGAGGTGCGCCGGGCGGTGGCACTGGGGCTGATCGTGGTCGGCATCGCCCTGCCGGTGGCCGGGTACGTGTTCCTGCTCGACGGGGTGCTGATCGGTGCTGGCGACGGACGGTTTCTCGCCTGGAGCGGCCTGGTCGCGGTGGCCGGCTACCTGCCGTTCGCGTGGGCCGTGGGGCACTGGGCGCCGGACGGTCCCGTCGGTCTGCTGTGGCTGTGGATCGTCTACTGCGGGGTCTACCTGATGGCCAGGGCACTGGCGCAGGGGCTGCGATACCGCCGCGACGACTGGCTGGTGCTCGGTGGCTCACGCTGA
- a CDS encoding adenine phosphoribosyltransferase yields the protein MIDRLTRLQQDFPVPGVLFRDLTPVFADGVALAELTAGMLELAGPADLYAGLEARGFVFAAAAAATTGRGMLAVRKAGKLPGAVIGEDYDLEYGTARIETHPDDVPTGARIAVLDDVLATGGTAAAAIRLLRRAGAEVTSVTVAIELDALGGRAALREYGIPVRSLRHY from the coding sequence GTGATCGATCGATTGACCCGTCTGCAGCAGGACTTCCCGGTTCCAGGGGTGCTCTTCCGCGACCTGACCCCGGTCTTCGCCGACGGGGTCGCGTTGGCCGAGCTCACTGCGGGGATGCTCGAGTTGGCCGGACCGGCCGACCTCTACGCCGGACTCGAGGCACGCGGGTTCGTCTTCGCCGCAGCAGCCGCTGCCACCACGGGTCGCGGCATGCTGGCTGTCCGAAAGGCCGGCAAGCTGCCGGGCGCGGTGATCGGCGAGGACTACGACCTGGAGTACGGAACGGCCCGCATCGAGACGCATCCCGACGACGTCCCCACCGGCGCGCGCATCGCCGTGCTCGACGACGTCCTGGCGACCGGCGGCACCGCGGCAGCCGCGATCAGGCTGCTCCGGCGCGCCGGCGCCGAGGTCACCTCGGTCACGGTGGCCATCGAACTCGACGCGCTCGGTGGCCGGGCAGCCCTGCGCGAGTACGGCATCCCGGTGCGGTCGCTGCGTCACTACTGA
- a CDS encoding pyridoxamine 5'-phosphate oxidase family protein, producing MKDLDLLPEARRQHVAARLHSNLIAWFTTVRDDGQPTTIPVWFLAREDDVLMFTRPGTRKLRNLSLNPRAVLGLDVTDIGRDNVRIEGVVNIAPDELPADRNPAYLAKYTERIGAMFDDAAAFSAAFSVPLVLTPSRVRTE from the coding sequence ATGAAAGACCTGGATCTCCTCCCCGAGGCCCGCCGACAGCACGTCGCGGCTCGCCTGCACAGCAACCTGATCGCCTGGTTCACCACGGTGCGGGACGACGGCCAGCCGACGACGATCCCGGTCTGGTTCCTGGCCCGCGAGGACGACGTGCTCATGTTCACCCGGCCCGGCACGCGAAAGCTGCGGAACCTGTCTCTGAACCCCCGGGCGGTGCTCGGCCTGGACGTCACCGACATCGGGCGGGACAACGTCCGGATCGAGGGAGTGGTGAACATCGCCCCGGACGAACTTCCTGCGGATCGCAATCCGGCCTACCTCGCCAAGTACACCGAACGGATCGGCGCGATGTTCGACGACGCGGCGGCGTTCTCCGCGGCCTTCTCGGTCCCACTGGTCCTGACCCCGTCGAGGGTGCGCACGGAATAG
- a CDS encoding PIN domain nuclease has translation MTTSWLIDKSALVRVGSSPDVDEWATRIERGLVHITTVTRLEVGFSTRTGTDARAAFRNPPLAQMPVEYLTPAIEDRALEIQLLLAEQGQHRAPSIPDLIVAATAELTDLTVLHVDKDFDLIAAVTGQSVERLTG, from the coding sequence GTGACGACGAGTTGGCTCATCGACAAGTCCGCGCTCGTCCGTGTCGGCTCGAGCCCCGATGTCGACGAATGGGCAACGCGCATCGAGCGCGGCCTCGTGCACATCACCACCGTCACCCGGCTCGAAGTGGGCTTCTCGACCAGGACCGGGACTGACGCCCGTGCGGCGTTCCGGAACCCTCCGCTGGCCCAGATGCCGGTCGAGTACCTCACGCCCGCCATCGAGGATCGCGCTCTCGAGATCCAGTTGTTGCTCGCTGAACAAGGTCAGCATCGTGCTCCGTCGATTCCTGATCTCATCGTTGCGGCCACTGCCGAGCTGACCGACCTCACGGTGCTGCATGTGGACAAGGACTTCGACCTCATCGCCGCGGTCACCGGGCAGTCCGTGGAACGTCTGACCGGCTGA
- a CDS encoding antitoxin: protein MRDVLIRGVPDDVLAAIDAHAGRLGLSRNQYLRRKLVLDATGSGGATVTANDLRMFAVSFGDLIDDDMMGGAWR, encoded by the coding sequence ATGCGCGATGTTCTAATCCGCGGCGTCCCGGACGACGTGCTGGCCGCCATCGACGCGCACGCCGGCCGACTGGGCTTGTCTCGCAACCAATACCTGCGGCGGAAGCTTGTGCTGGATGCCACTGGCTCCGGTGGGGCGACCGTCACCGCCAACGATCTGCGGATGTTCGCCGTGTCGTTCGGCGATCTGATCGACGACGACATGATGGGCGGCGCCTGGCGGTGA
- a CDS encoding sigma-70 family RNA polymerase sigma factor gives MSTASPHPDREQLFAAHRLELVRLAVMWLGDVESAEDTVQDVFAALEPQRITGDPLAYLRVAVVNRARSQVRRRIVARRWLERQSPAPLAAQSPPTVTDGDVVAAIRSLPDRQRDVVILRYFLDWSVERTAEVLGIRADAVRSSAYKALRTLRTRIGDTR, from the coding sequence GTGAGCACCGCGTCACCGCACCCCGACCGCGAACAGTTGTTCGCTGCCCACCGCCTGGAGCTGGTACGACTGGCGGTGATGTGGCTCGGCGACGTCGAGAGCGCAGAAGACACCGTGCAGGACGTGTTCGCCGCACTCGAGCCGCAGCGGATCACCGGCGATCCGCTCGCCTACCTCCGGGTTGCCGTCGTCAACCGTGCACGGTCGCAGGTCCGACGGCGGATCGTCGCCCGCCGCTGGTTGGAGAGACAGAGTCCCGCGCCGCTCGCCGCCCAATCCCCGCCCACGGTGACCGACGGCGACGTCGTCGCCGCCATCCGCAGCCTCCCGGACCGGCAGCGCGACGTGGTGATCCTGCGGTACTTCCTCGACTGGTCGGTCGAACGGACCGCCGAGGTGCTCGGCATCCGGGCCGACGCCGTCCGCTCGTCCGCCTACAAGGCCCTGCGCACCCTGCGCACTCGGATCGGAGATACCCGATGA